One genomic segment of Brassica napus cultivar Da-Ae chromosome A3 unlocalized genomic scaffold, Da-Ae chrA03_Random_5, whole genome shotgun sequence includes these proteins:
- the LOC125594151 gene encoding plant UBX domain-containing protein 12-like translates to MAKRAFAMLERQSLAENSSPSVDTKRPKRSSDVAAATESTTTTCLFPKAVIGYPELSEEPSSDWDRSVLCRICVRLPDGRRVQRNFLKSESVQLLWSFCYSQMDQSERNKPFKLFQAIPGYYKNLYYGYYTSFEQSGLANSLISVTWM, encoded by the coding sequence ATGGCAAAAAGAGCATTCGCGATGCTTGAACGCCAATCGCTAGCGGAGAATTCATCGCCGTCGGTCGATACCAAACGCCCAAAACGCTCTTCCGACGTAGCAGCAGCGACCGAGAGTACAACAACAACATGTTTGTTCCCAAAAGCGGTTATTGGATACCCGGAATTGTCCGAAGAGCCAAGTAGCGATTGGGATAGAAGCGTTTTGTGTAGGATCTGCGTTCGATTACCTGACGGGAGAAGAGTGCAGAGAAACTTCTTGAAATCAGAATCGGTTCAGCTTCTCTGGTCGTTTTGCTACTCCCAGATGGATCAATCGGAGAGGAACAAGCCTTTCAAGCTGTTTCAAGCCATTCCGGGTTATTACAAGAATCTTTATTACGGATATTACACGAGTTTCGAACAATCTGGGCTTGCCAACTCTTTGATCTCTGTGACTTGGATGTGA
- the LOC125594146 gene encoding transcription factor MYB114-like isoform X2 translates to MEDSSKGLTKGAWTAEEDSLLRRCIDKYGEGKWHQVPLRAGLNRCRKSCRLRWLNYLKPNIKRGKLSSDEVDLLLRLHKLLGNRLPGRTANDIKNYWNTHLSKKHEPCCKTKMKKRNVTFSSTTPAQKIDVFKPRPRLFTVNNGCSHLHGLPEVDVVPPCLGLNNINNVCENSMTCNKAGEKYELYSNLMDGENMWWESLLEESKQPDGLVPKGTATKKGATFAFDVEQLWNMLDGETVELD, encoded by the exons ATGGAGGATTCGTCCAAAGGGTTGACAAAAGGTGCATGGACCGCTGAAGAAGACAGTCTCTTGAGGCGATGCATTGATAAGTATGGAGAAGGCAAATGGCATCAAGTTCCTTTAAGAGCTG GGCTTAATAGGTGTAGGAAGAGTTGTAGACTAAGATGGCTGAACTATTTGAAGCCAAATATCAAGAGAGGAAAACTTAGCTCTGATGAAGTTGATCTTCTTCTCCGTCTTCATAAGCTTTTAGGAAACAG ACTACCCGGTCGGACCGCTAATGATATCAAGAATTACTGGAACACCCATCTGAGCAAGAAACATGAACCATGTTGTAAGaccaagatgaagaagagaaacgTTACATTCTCTTCTACCACACCCGCCCAAAAAATCGACGTTTTCAAACCTCGACCTCGACTCTTCACCGTTAACAATGGCTGCAGCCATCTCCATGGCCTGCCAGAAGTTGACGTTGTTCCTCCATGCCTTGGACTCAACAACATTAATAATGTCTGTGAAAATAGTATGACATGTAACAAAGCTGGGGAGAAGTATGAACTTTATAGTAATTTAATGGATGGAGAGAATATGTGGTGGGAGAGTTTGCTAGAGGAGAGCAAACAGCCTGACGGGCTCGTTCCAAAAGGTACGGCAACAAAAAAGGGGGCAACCTTTGCGTTTGACGTTGAGCAACTTTGGAATATGTTGGATGGAGAGACTGTAGAACTTGATTAG
- the LOC125594146 gene encoding transcription factor MYB90-like isoform X1, whose product MSLTCIYIVLQGFVKPLLINLFPFLLRINFTIILLDNFNINLWSMEDSSKGLTKGAWTAEEDSLLRRCIDKYGEGKWHQVPLRAGLNRCRKSCRLRWLNYLKPNIKRGKLSSDEVDLLLRLHKLLGNRWSLIAGRLPGRTANDIKNYWNTHLSKKHEPCCKTKMKKRNVTFSSTTPAQKIDVFKPRPRLFTVNNGCSHLHGLPEVDVVPPCLGLNNINNVCENSMTCNKAGEKYELYSNLMDGENMWWESLLEESKQPDGLVPKGTATKKGATFAFDVEQLWNMLDGETVELD is encoded by the exons ATGTCCCTcacgtgtatatatatagtccTCCAGGGATTTGTGAAACCACTACTTATAAACCTTTTCCCCTTCTTGTTAcgtataaattttacaataattttgttagataattttaatatcAATCTTTGGTCCATGGAGGATTCGTCCAAAGGGTTGACAAAAGGTGCATGGACCGCTGAAGAAGACAGTCTCTTGAGGCGATGCATTGATAAGTATGGAGAAGGCAAATGGCATCAAGTTCCTTTAAGAGCTG GGCTTAATAGGTGTAGGAAGAGTTGTAGACTAAGATGGCTGAACTATTTGAAGCCAAATATCAAGAGAGGAAAACTTAGCTCTGATGAAGTTGATCTTCTTCTCCGTCTTCATAAGCTTTTAGGAAACAG GTGGTCTTTAATTGCTGGTAGACTACCCGGTCGGACCGCTAATGATATCAAGAATTACTGGAACACCCATCTGAGCAAGAAACATGAACCATGTTGTAAGaccaagatgaagaagagaaacgTTACATTCTCTTCTACCACACCCGCCCAAAAAATCGACGTTTTCAAACCTCGACCTCGACTCTTCACCGTTAACAATGGCTGCAGCCATCTCCATGGCCTGCCAGAAGTTGACGTTGTTCCTCCATGCCTTGGACTCAACAACATTAATAATGTCTGTGAAAATAGTATGACATGTAACAAAGCTGGGGAGAAGTATGAACTTTATAGTAATTTAATGGATGGAGAGAATATGTGGTGGGAGAGTTTGCTAGAGGAGAGCAAACAGCCTGACGGGCTCGTTCCAAAAGGTACGGCAACAAAAAAGGGGGCAACCTTTGCGTTTGACGTTGAGCAACTTTGGAATATGTTGGATGGAGAGACTGTAGAACTTGATTAG
- the LOC125594145 gene encoding probable glucan endo-1,3-beta-glucosidase A6: MSSPMASFALFFFTLIVLSSSCRYAIGSPNNKTFLSLASRIGINYGRFGNNLPSPYQSINLIKSINAGHVKLYDADPETLMVLSQTNLYVTIMVPNNHIIPIGADQAAADNWVNTNVLAHYPQTKIRFVLVGNEILSNNSDQDKQTWSSLVPAMRKIVTSLRARGIHNIKVGTPLAMDVLRTSFPPSSGAFREEVAAPVMLPLLKFLNGTNSFFFLDVYPYFPWSTDPVNNPLDFALFQSNSTYTDPQTGLVYTNLLDQMLDSVIFAMTKLGYPNVRLAISETGWPNSGDIDETGANILNAATYNRNLIKKMTANPPLGTPARPGSPIPTFLFSLFNENQKPGSGTERHWGILNPDGTQIYEIDFSGTRPVPSPGSLPKPSNNVPFKGNVWCVAVEGASEAELQQALNFACGQSNATCAALAPGRECYAPVSLTWHASYAFSSYWAQFRNQSSRCYFNGLARETTTNPGNEHCTFPSVTL; this comes from the exons ATGTCTTCTCCAATGGCTTCTTTTGCTCTGTTCTTCTTCACTCTCATTGTCCTGTCAA GTTCTTGTCGCTACGCAATTGGTTCACCGaacaacaaaacatttttatcACTTGCAAGTAGGATTGGGATCAACTACGGAAGATTTGGAAACAATCTCCCATCTCCTTACCAATCAATCAACCTCATCAAATCCATTAACGCAGGCCACGTCAAACTCTACGACGCCGACCCCGAAACCCTAATGGTCCTCTCTCAGACCAATCTCTACGTCACAATCATGGTCCCTAACAACCATATCATTCCCATCGGCGCCGATCAAGCCGCCGCAGACAACTGGGTCAACACCAACGTCCTTGCTCACTACCCacaaacaaaaatcagattCGTCCTCGTCGGCAACGAGATTCTCAGCAACAACTCTGATCAAGACAAGCAAACCTGGTCGAGTCTTGTCCCTGCCATGCGTAAAATCGTTACCTCTCTTAGAGCAAGAGGGATTCACAACATCAAAGTGGGGACACCACTCGCCATGGATGTTCTTCGAACGAGCTTTCCTCCGTCGAGCGGTGCGTTCCGGGAAGAAGTTGCCGCTCCGGTGATGTTACCGTTGCTGAAGTTTCTCAACGGAACaaactctttcttcttcctcgatgTTTACCCTTACTTCCCTTGGTCCACTGATCCGGTTAACAACCCTTTGGATTTCGCTCTCTTCCAATCGAATTCGACTTATACCGACCCCCaaaccggtttggtttacacCAATCTTCTAGACCAGATGCTCGATTCGGTTATTTTCGCGATGACCAAGCTCGGTTATCCGAACGTCCGGCTTGCAATTTCTGAAACCGGGTGGCCTAATTCAGGTGATATCGACGAAACCGGAGCTAACATTCTCAACGCGGCAACATATAACCGGAATTTGATCAAGAAGATGACTGCAAACCCGCCGCTCGGTACACCGGCTAGACCCGGTTCACCTATACCAACGTTTTTGTTCTCGTTGTTCAATGAAAACCAGAAACCCGGTTCGGGAACAGAGAGGCATTGGGGAATTTTGAATCCTGACGGTACACAGATCTACGAAATCGATTTCAGCGGGACAAGACCGGTTCCTAGTCCTGGTTCGTTGCCTAAACCGAGTAACAATGTTCCGTTCAAGGGGAATGTCTGGTGTGTGGCGGTTGAAGGAGCCAGCGAGGCGGAGTTACAGCAGGCGCTTAACTTTGCTTGCGGACAAAGCAACGCAACGTGTGCAGCTTTGGCGCCGGGAAGAGAGTGTTACGCACCGGTTTCGCTTACTTGGCATGCAAGTTATGCGTTTAGCTCGTACTGGGCACAGTTCCGGAACCAAAGCTCTCGGTGTTACTTCAATGGCTTGGCGCGTGAGACCACGACCAATCCAG GAAATGAACATTGCACGTTCCCTAGCGTTACCCTTTGA
- the LOC125594147 gene encoding probable acyl-activating enzyme 16, chloroplastic: MASTSLAPSVLVSRFSSSPREFQDSGSYKCFSRRTRVPSRLRFRVHCESTVQEKELGRCSPFLERLTVPGGDAAAALRSNEWKAVPDIWRSSAEKYGDRVAVVDPYHDPPSTFTYRQLEQEILDFVEGLRAVGVKADEKIALFADNSCRWLVADQGIMATGAVNVVRGSRSSVEELLHIYCHSDSVGLVVDNPEFFNRIADTFSYKASLKFVILLWGDKSSLVTSSRQTPVYSYNEIKNLGQQRRAEHAGSSDAGKYEYEFIGPDDTATIMYTSGTTGNPKGVMLTHQNLLHQIRNLSEFVPAKAGERFLSMLPSWHAYERACEYFIFTCGVEQKYTSIRFLKDDLKRYQPHYLISVPLVYETLYSGIQKQISTSSPVRKLLALTLIRISLAYTEMRRVYKGLCFTKNQKPPVYIVALVDWLWARVVAFVLWPLHMLAEKLVHKKIRSSIGITKAGVSGGGSLPMHIDKFFEAIGVNVQNGYGLTETSPVVSARRISCNVLGSVGHPMKDTEFKIVDQETGNVLPPGSKGIVKVRGPPVMRGYYKNPVATKQVIDDDGWFNTGDMGWIAPHHSTGRSRSCGGVIVLEGRAKDTIVLSTGENVEPLEIEEAAMRSSLIQQIVVIGQDQRRLGAIVIPNKEAAEGVAKNKISPVDPEVNELSKETLTSMVYEELRKWTSECSFQVGPVLIVEEPFTIDNGFMTPTMKIRRDKVVDRYKDEIARLYK; this comes from the exons ATGGCGTCTACGTCTCTGGCACCATCGGTTCTCGTTTCAAGATTCTCCTCCTCTCCTCGTGAGTTTCAAGATTCTGGGAGTTACAAGTGTTTTAGCCGCCGAACTCGTGTTCCTTCACGCCTGCGATTTCGAGTTCACTGCGAGTCTACG GTTCAGGAGAAGGAGCTAGGACGTTGTTCACCCTTCTTGGAACGCTTAACAGTACCAGGGGGTGATGCTGCTGCTGCTTTGAGATCTAATGAATGGAAGGCTGTTCCAGATATATGGAGATCATCTGCGGAGAAGTACGGCGACAGAGTTGCTGTGGTTGATCCCTATCATGACCCTCCTTCCACTTTCACGTATAGACAG CTGGAACAAGAAATATTGGACTTTGTTGAGGGCTTGCGAGCAGTTGGAGTGAAAGCAGATGAGAAGATTGCACTTTTCGCTGATAACTCCTGTCGCTGGCTTGTTGCTGATCAAG GGATAATGGCGACAGGAGCAGTCAATGTTGTCAGGGGATCAAGATCCTCTGTTGAAGAGTTATTGCATATATACTGTCATTCTGATAG TGTAGGTCTTGTTGTGGATAATCCTGAGTTTTTCAACCGCATTGCTGATACATTTTCTTACAAGGCATCTCTGAAATTTGTGATTCTTCTCTGGGGAGACAAATCCTCATTGGTTACATCAAGTAGGCAGACACCAGTCTACAGTTACAACGAAATAAAAAACTTAGGGCAGCAGAGACGTGCAGAACATGCAGGATCTAGTGATGCTGGTAAGTATGAATATGAGTTCATCGGTCCAGATGATACAGCCACGATCATGTATACCAGCGGAACTACTGGTAACCCAAAAGGTGTTATGCTTACACATCAGAATCTGTTACACCAG ATAAGAAACTTATCTGAATTTGTACCTGCTAAAGCTGGGGAAAGGTTTCTAAGTATGCTGCCATCATGGCATGCTTATGAACGGGCTTGTGAATACTTCATATTTACATGTGGAGTTGAGCAGAAGTATACTTCTATAAGGTTCTTAAAG GATGATCTCAAGCGGTATCAACCACACTATCTTATCTCAGTTCCTTTAGTATATGAGACACTCTACAG CGGGATTCAAAAGCAAATTTCAACAAGCTCCCCTGTTCGTAAGTTATTGGCGCTTACATTGATCAGAATCAGCCTAGCATATACGGAGATGAGAAGAGTTTACAAG GGTCTTTGTTTCACAAAGAACCAAAAGCCTCCAGTGTATATTGTTGCTTTGGTGGATTGGTTGTGGGCGAGGGTAGTTGCGTTTGTCCTGTGGCCATTGCATATGTTGGCTGAAAAGCTTGTGCACAAAAAAATCCGCTCGTCTATTGGAATAACAAAG GCTGGTGTTAGTGGAGGTGGTAGTTTACCTATGCATATTGACAAGTTTTTTGAG GCCATCGGTGTGAATGTACAAAATGGATATGGTTTGACAGAAACCTCACCGGTTGTCTCTGCGCGAAGGATTAGCTGTAAT GTTCTTGGCTCAGTTGGGCATCCTATGAAAGACACAGAATTCAAAATTGTAGATCAAGAGACTGGTAATGTTCTTCCACCTGGTTCAAAAGGCATTGTCAAAGTCAGAGGCCCACCAGTTATGAGAGGTTACTATAAG AATCCAGTGGCCACCAAGCAAGTTATAGATGACGATGGATGGTTTAATACTGGAGACATGGGTTGGATAGCGCCTCATCATTCAACAGGGCGGAGTCGTAGCTGCGGAGGTGTCATCGTTCTTGAAGGCCGTGCCAAGGACACCATTGTACTTTCCACAG GTGAAAATGTGGAACCATTGGAGATTGAAGAAGCAGCCATGAGAAGCAGTCTGATTCAACAAATAGTGGTTATTGGACAG GATCAACGCCGCCTTGGAGCTATTGTTATCCCAAACAAAGAAGCAGCAGAAGGAGTagccaaaaacaaaatttcaccTGTAGATCCTGAAGTCAACGAACTTAGCAAGGAGACGCTAACGTCTATGGTCTACGAAGAACTGAGGAAATG GACATCAGAATGTTCATTCCAAGTTGGTCCAGTTCTCATCGTGGAAGAGCCCTTCACG ATAGACAACGGTTTCATGACACCTACAATGAAGATAAGACGGGACAAGGTGGTTGATCGATATAAGGATGAGATAGCTAGACTCTACAAGTAG